One genomic segment of Naumovozyma castellii chromosome 7, complete genome includes these proteins:
- the NCAS0G02320 gene encoding uncharacterized protein (ancestral locus Anc_2.133) encodes MSLPNTMQAVVIEGDKPVLRSGVPLPELEEGFVLVKTKAVAGNPTDWKHVAYGIGPQGSIIGCDIAGEIVKLGPNVDANEFHIGDKLFGFVHGGSVRYPTNGAFAEYAAMDSKTSYRAPKDMKNATGDRVEEGKCTTYEDVASLPVSLTTAAVALTYNFGLKMEWNPKTPQKDHPILLWGGATGVGQMFIQLAKKLNGFSKIIVVASRKHEKKLKEYGADELFDYHDADVIQQIKSKYNNIQTLVDCVSNETTIQQTYKCAAEKLPSTVLQLTILSEKDIKEEDRRSNVKITGTLLYLSGGHDVPFGSMTLPASQEYREATIKAVKFVTPKILNGEIHHIPIKIYKNGLRDVPQLTDDIKNNRNSGEKLVATLN; translated from the coding sequence ATGTCCCTACCAAATACAATGCAAGCAGTCGTCATCGAAGGTGACAAACCAGTTCTAAGATCTGGTGTTCCCCTAccagaattggaagaaggTTTCGTCCTAGTGAAAACAAAGGCGGTCGCTGGTAACCCTACCGATTGGAAACACGTAGCATACGGTATTGGTCCACAAGGTTCTATCATTGGTTGTGATATTGCCGGTGAAATTGTCAAATTGGGTCCTAACGTGGATGCTAACGAATTCCACATTGGTGATAAGTTGTTTGGTTTTGTCCATGGTGGGTCTGTCAGATACCCAACTAATGGTGCATTTGCTGAATATGCAGCTATGGATTCTAAGACTTCCTATAGAGCTCCAAAAGATATGAAGAATGCCACTGGAGACAGAGTGGAAGAAGGCAAATGTACTACTTACGAAGATGTAGCAAGTTTACCTGTTTCTTTAACTACCGCTGCCGTTGCATTAACTTACAATTTTGGTTTGAAGATGGAATGGAATCCAAAGACCCCTCAAAAGGATCATCCAATCTTGCTATGGGGTGGTGCCACCGGTGTAGGTCAAATGTTTATTCAATTGGCCAAAAAATTGAACGGTTTCTCCAAGATCATTGTGGTTGCTTCAAGAAAacatgaaaagaaattgaaggaatACGGTGCTGATGAATTGTTCGATTACCATGATGCTGATGTCATTCAACAAatcaaatccaaatataataatattcaaacattAGTGGATTGTGTTTCAAACGAAACTACAATTCAACAAACTTATAAATGTGCTGCTGAAAAATTGCCTTCAACTGTCTTACAATTGACTATTTTAAGTGAAAAGGACATTAAAGAGGAAGACAGAAGATCTAACGTCAAGATCACCGGTACCTTGTTGTATTTATCAGGTGGTCATGACGTTCCTTTCGGTTCAATGACTTTACCAGCTTCTCAAGAGTATAGAGAAGCCACTATTAAAGCTGTTAAATTTGTTACTCCAAAGATCTTGAATGGTgaaattcatcatattcCAATTAAGATTTACAAGAATGGGTTAAGGGATGTTCCTCAATTGACTGATGATATTAAGAACAATAGAAATTCTGGGGAAAAATTAGTTGCCACccttaattaa
- the YSF3 gene encoding U2 snRNP complex subunit YSF3 (ancestral locus Anc_2.126), protein MSDKQRQQHVYQTLKQKHLSLGDENTTKEEWLTNVQRDIYNSIQGHSGLLEYTALNQQGLTSSQMLRVSMIKKMAQKAEIRKRIADSTDEERRKIVKK, encoded by the exons ATG TCCGACAAACAAAGACAACAGCACGTCTATCAAACTCTAAAGCAAAAACATCTAAGTCTAGGTGATGAAAATACAACAAAGGAGGAATGGCTCACCAATGTTCAGCGAGATATATATAATTCCATCCAGGGACACTCAGGTCTATTAGAGTACACGGCATTGAATCAGCAGGGCCTAACTAGCAGCCAAATGTTGAGAGTAAGCATGATCAAGAAGATGGCTCAGAAGGCTGAGATACGAAAACGGATAGCAGATTCAACTGATGAAGAGAGAAGGAAGATTGTTAAAAAGTGA
- the FPR1 gene encoding peptidylprolyl isomerase FPR1 (ancestral locus Anc_2.131): protein MSETIEGNVKIDRLTPGDGKTFPKVGDLVTIHYTGTLENGQKFDSSLDRGSPFQCNIGVGQVIKGWDAAIPKLSVGEKARLTIPGAYAYGERGFPGLIPPMATLIFDVELLKVN from the coding sequence ATGTCTGAAACTATTGAAGGTAACGTCAAGATCGACAGATTGACCCCAGGTGATGGGAAGACTTTCCCAAAGGTTGGTGATTTAGTCACCATCCACTACACTGGTACTTTAGAAAATGGTCAAAAGTTTGACTCTTCTCTTGACAGAGGCTCTCCATTCCAATGTAACATTGGTGTTGGTCAAGTCATTAAAGGTTGGGATGCTGCCATTCCAAAATTGTCTGTCGGTGAAAAGGCTAGATTGACTATTCCAGGTGCTTACGCTTACGGTGAACGTGGTTTCCCAGGTTTGATCCCACCAATGGCTACTTTGATCTTCGATGTCGAATTATTGAAGGTTAACTAA
- the NCAS0G02340 gene encoding reverse transcriptase family protein (Ty-like retrotransposon), whose product MSGNIMVNQYTPVRKVNKHLIYTPRPIPPTQSILSELSKKSLFSAIDISKAYQQLPLKGDKIGIITEFGVFRFTRLPYGLASAPYWWGEFIQTIINKVNVKSTSVIRYYYDDIVIASNDATEHFAVIHSLFEQLDLHGLTVSESKLQLSQTTIHFLGYNISKDRLAIDDEKIKTIQNWKLPTDKEGIVKFIGFVN is encoded by the coding sequence ATGTCGGGTAACATTATGGTCAATCAATACACCCCTGTACGAAAGGTAAATAAACACCTTATTTACACTCCTCGTCCAATTCCACCAACTCAGTCAATTCTTAGTGAACTTTCTAAGAAAAGTCTGTTTTCTGCTATTGATATCAGTAAGGCATACCAACAACTCCCCTTGAAAGGTGACaaaattggtattattaCGGAGTTTGGCGTGTTTCGATTTACTCGTCTCCCTTATGGTTTAGCTTCTGCTCCATACTGGTGGGGTGAATTCATCCAAACCATTATAAACAAGGTCAACGTCAAATCAACTAGTGTCATTAGATATTATTATGATGATATCGTAATTGCTTCTAATGATGCCACCGAACATTTTGCTGTTATTCACTCATTATTTGAACAGCTAGACCTCCATGGTCTTACTGTTAGTGAAAGTAAATTACAGCTATCACAAACAACCATTCATTTTCTGGGCTACAACATTTCCAAGGATCGTCTCGCCATTGACGACGAGAAAATCAAAACGATccaaaattggaaattacCAACAGACAAGGAAGGAATTGTTAAGTTTATTGGATTTGTCAATTAG
- the NCAS0G02330 gene encoding uncharacterized protein (Ty-like retrotransposon), translated as MVCQPETINGRTFLYPIAFYSIQFSQTQQNYSTVERELFAVLHTLEKARLILSPQITIFTDNTGIVSIGRSARNTHPRFTKYLDILNGYRLTWKHIPGPKNVVADYLSRFGLDDQPYLHLADIDKTATEIELNTIDLKAVNTDYNDITNATATTSTDNTATSTDNNTTSTDNTTISTDNATTTITTENTTTNTPINDELTDEFIIETPNNLNWTEILSIKQILSDSATIPRKFTKVIKSFAIINDTLYYFLDGNLYNIINDAEYMDRATELHKLFHASHRVLKQMMLTDKIWSPNGELLTLDVTRTCRHCEVHQRFVDLPVTLPSIIKVPVFSRWHLDFAGPLPKDNIYRHFLIAVDYTSNFVVVQPARAADADTVKDMILHILSMFGKPDTIVTDNAKSFENQVVRPLTTKLGIKYLHSSVYHPRGNSKAERSVQMVKKVLSHIHPNYKDWSSNIYWAGNIVNSTRLMYGYAPAEIAFGIPPKIDQENFSNLLKDFNNDTMSRKPQGYTEQEEVHLAMHNIERTKIARQKTMDARERIREMLKLTRKGKERDVQFEKGELVYKWRQKTKKSEPTWDGPYRICGVVGKHTYLLRGLNGETNDKTFHGSKLKPAYSHEGSAIRTAAEFTRVYSDKERDYFINTFEDVITDLNRQAARS; from the coding sequence ATGGTTTGCCAACCAGAAACCATAAATGGTCGAACATTTCTTTACCCTATTGCTTTCTATTCTATTCAGTTCAGTCAGACCCAACAAAATTACTCTACTGTCGAGAGAGAATTATTTGCTGTACTCCATACACTGGAAAAGGCCCGATTAATTCTATCTCCACAGATTACAATTTTTACTGACAATACAGGGATAGTAAGTATTGGGCGATCTGCTCGCAACACTCATCCAAGATTTACCAAGTACCTAGATATCCTTAATGGGTATCGACTCACATGGAAACATATTCCTGGACCTAAGAATGTTGTTGCGGATTATCTCAGTCGTTTTGGACTAGATGACCAACCATACCTACACTTAGCTGATATTGATAAGACAGCcactgaaattgaattaaacACAATTGATTTGAAAGCAGTTAATACTGACTACAATGATATCACTAACGCTACTGCTACTACTTCTACAGATAACACTGCTACTTCTactgataataatactacTTCTACTGATAATACTACTATTTCTACTGATAATGCTACTACAACTATTACTACTGAAAATACTACTACAAACACTCCTATAAACGATGAATTAACCGATGAATTTATCATCGAAACACCAAATAATCTAAATTGGACAGAAATTCTGTCaatcaaacaaatattATCCGATTCTGCCACCATCCcaagaaaatttacaaaagtTATCAAATCATTTGCAATAATCAACGATACGTTGTATTATTTCCTTGATGGTAATTTATACAATATAATCAATGACGCCGAATATATGGATCGAGCCACAGAACTCCATAAACTATTTCATGCCAGTCACCGAGTGCTTAAACAAATGATGCTGACAGACAAAATTTGGTCCCCAAATGGTGAATTACTGACATTAGATGTTACCAGAACTTGTCGTCATTGTGAAGTTCATCAACGTTTTGTTGATCTTCCAGTCACACTACCTAGTATCATCAAAGTTCCAGTCTTTAGCCGCTGGCACTTGGACTTTGCGGGCCCACTACcaaaagataatatatatCGCCACTTTCTCATTGCAGTAGATTATACTTCAAATTTCGTTGTTGTACAACCTGCTAGGGCTGCTGATGCTGATACTGTTAAGGATATGATTCTACATATTCTCTCCATGTTTGGTAAACCTGATACTATAGTCACAGATAATGCtaaatcatttgaaaacCAAGTAGTAAGACCACTTACTACTAAATTAGgtatcaaatatttacattCATCTGTATACCACCCGCGTGGGAATTCGAAAGCTGAAAGAAGCGTGCAAATGGTAAAGAAGGTGCTAAGCCATATACACCCAAACTACAAAGACTGGtcttcaaatatatattgGGCTGGTAACATTGTTAACTCAACGAGGTTAATGTATGGGTATGCTCCGGCTGAAATTGCCTTTGGAATACCTCCAAAGATCGACCAAGAGAACTTTAGCAAtctattgaaagatttcaaCAATGATACAATGTCACGAAAACCCCAAGGTTATACTGAACAGGAGGAAGTCCATCTAGCTATGCacaatattgaaagaacGAAGATAGCTCGCCAGAAAACAATGGATGCTCGAGAAAGAATTAGAGAAATGTTGAAATtaacaagaaaaggaaaagaaagagaCGTCCAGTTCGAGAAAGGTGAATTAGTCTATAAATGGAGACAGAAAACAAAGAAGTCTGAACCTACATGGGATGGACCCTATCGAATCTGTGGTGTCGTGGGAAAACACACTTATCTTTTACGAGGTCTTAATGGTGAAACTAATGACAAAACCTTCCATGGTTCTAAATTAAAACCAGCTTATTCACACGAAGGATCTGCTATTAGAACAGCCGCTGAATTCACAAGAGTTTATTCAGATAAAGAGAGAGACTATTTTATTAACacatttgaagatgttaTTACTGATCTTAATCGACAGGCTGCCAGAAGTTGA
- the SRV2 gene encoding adenylate cyclase-binding protein (ancestral locus Anc_2.128), with protein MSEAAKFNTQGYNLVKLLKRLEVATARLEDVTIYQEGYLHSKIAEATKADTKSVASESEHKNKNESSSQPAISATASTVSSNEEEQPKAVSQFEAFVTTSVNPVVELSEKIDPVVFESMKLFKSAFDFQLKLIKVASKSKKPDFSSTAFSDSVKPISATILDINELKDKNRQSKYSAYLNSITEGAPLFSWIAVETPVSLITDFKDAAQFWTNRVLKDFKETDPNSVEWVKSFLALFDDLKAYVKEYQTTGLKWNDNGIEFKDAIKDLASTPATSAPAGGAGAPPPPPPPPPASVFETKEEPENTGGIGAVFAELNQGENITKGLKKVDKSQQTHKNPALRASSSVAPSSSTAPKIPKKPTTLKTKKPARKELLGNKWFVENFENEDEPIVVEAEKDHSVFIGKCTKVMVQIKGKVNAITFSETESCSIVLDSSISGLDIIKSNKFGIQVTESLPQISIDKSDGGNIYLSKDSLNTEIYTSCSTAINVNLPVGEDEDYVEFPIPEQLKHTFGDGKLQSTVFEHAG; from the coding sequence ATGTCTGAAGCAGCAAAATTTAACACCCAGGGTTACAATCTCGtcaaattattgaagagatTAGAGGTGGCTACCGCCAGATTGGAAGATGTTACCATTTACCAGGAAGGTTATTTGCATTCAAAGATAGCTGAAGCTACAAAAGCTGATACCAAGTCAGTGGCATCAGAGTCTGAACAcaagaataaaaatgaatcatCTTCGCAACCAGCAATCTCTGCTACTGCTTCCACCGTGTCATCTAATGAGGAGGAACAACCAAAGGCTGTCTCGCAATTCGAAGCCTTTGTAACTACAAGTGTTAATCCAGTTGTCGAATTGTCAGAAAAGATCGATCCAGTAGTCTTTGAATCCATGAAATTGTTTAAATCGGCTTTCGACTTCCAACTAAAATTGATTAAGGTGGCAAGCAAATCAAAAAAGCCTGATTTCTCATCTACTGCATTCAGTGATTCTGTGAAACCAATTAGTGCTACTATCCTAGAcatcaatgaattgaagGATAAGAACCGTCAAAGTAAGTATTCTGCATATTTGAACTCTATCACTGAAGGTGCCCCATTATTTTCATGGATTGCCGTGGAAACTCCTGTATCTCTGATTACCGATTTTAAAGATGCAGCTCAATTCTGGACTAATAGAGTTCTAAAGGATTTCAAGGAAACTGATCCTAATTCAGTTGAATGGGTGAAGAGTTTTTTAGCCttatttgatgatttgaaagCTTATGTGAAAGAATATCAAACTACAGGCCTTAAGTGGAATGATAACGGTATTGAGTTTAAGGATGCCATAAAGGATTTAGCTTCCACACCTGCCACATCTGCTCCAGCTGGTGGTGCTGGTGCTCCTCCTCCACCTCCTCCACCTCCACCAGCTTCAGTCTTTGAAACCAAGGAGGAGCCTGAAAATACTGGAGGCATTGGGGCTGTTTTTGCTGAGCTAAACCAAGGTGAAAACATAACCAAGGGTTTGAAGAAAGTAGACAAATCACAACAAACACATAAGAATCCCGCCTTACGTGCAAGTTCCTCGGTGGctccttcttcttctactGCTCCAAAAATCCCAAAGAAACCAACAACTTTAAAGACTAAGAAACCTGCTAGAAAGGAATTACTTGGCAACAAATGGTTTgtggaaaattttgaaaacgAAGATGAACCAATTGTCGTCGAAGCAGAAAAAGATCACTCTGTTTTCATTGGGAAATGTACTAAAGTTATGGTCCAAATTAAGGGGAAGGTTAATGCCATTACGTTTAGTGAGACCGAATCATGTAGCATAGTCTTGGATTCAAGTATCTCAGGGCTGGATATTATCAAATCTAACAAATTTGGTATCCAAGTTACTGAATCGTTACCTCAAATATCCATTGATAAATCTGATGGTGGTAATATTTACCTTTCTAAGGATTCTTTGAATACCGAAATTTATACTTCATGCTCCACGGCCATTAATGTTAACTTACCTGTTGGTGAGGATGAAGATTATGTGGAGTTCCCAATTCCTGAACAATTGAAGCATACGTTTGGTGATGGAAAATTACAATCTACTGTTTTCGAACATGCTGGTTAA
- the EAF7 gene encoding Eaf7p (ancestral locus Anc_2.130) gives MAVDWTIVDEIRLFRWISEFKPAGIHKHFNMICIVERMNRPDKYPVTLLQKEHVKVGKLFTAQDIWDRLSRYYNLKELDAMENNIPDEKVTSTNNDPMEERPGEGGGILNDINHNSNIDEEYHEGDSGSNEEDMALLKLRYKMQRQTRDFALPWGEYGELILANAKKGAISEGDNEQENEQELKIIQGTPKLEGSIETTAELPTTSEGKETTKELSEVVSTSDEKSSTTSSTELKRTGPRIRKSVRIHKPAAPVLDEEVKNAAKEIKQTENDSDNRGDTSRTRVEQEDVEVIGVEQKEVENDEEEDDHEKDTLVTKEEETEENEKEEEGTRDNAEEEEEEEEGEEEEAPIVETNRKEPEEEKTPKKRGRRSSILKEEPIGRRTRHSSANTSLAEIDTSPKRKKRKYEKHTEPPRRVSSRLRNKK, from the coding sequence ATGGCTGTCGATTGGACCATTGTGGATGAGATCCGTCTATTTAGATGGATTTCCGAATTTAAGCCAGCGGGGATTCATAAGCATTTTAATATGATTTGTATTGTAGAGAGAATGAATCGCCCAGATAAGTATCCAGTGACGTTATTACAAAAGGAGCATGTGAAAGTAGGGAAACTATTTACTGCCCAGGATATATGGGACAGATTGAGTCGATATTACAATTTGAAAGAGCTTGATgcaatggaaaataatattcctgACGAAAAAGTTACCTCCACTAATAATGATCCGATGGAAGAAAGGCCCGGGGAAGGTGGAGGAATACTCAATGATATCAATCATAACAGTAACATAGATGAGGAGTATCATGAAGGTGATAGTGGttcaaatgaagaagacaTGGCTCTCCTTAAATTAAGATACAAAATGCAACGTCAAACTCGAGATTTTGCTCTACCATGGGGTGAATATGGAGAACTAATATTAGCTAATGCAAAGAAGGGAGCCATATCAGAGGGAGATAATGAACAAGAGAATGAGCAAGAGCTTAAGATAATACAGGGAACACCCAAGCTAGAAGGGTCTATTGAAACGACCGCTGAACTGCCGACAACCAGTGAAGGGAAAGAAACCACTAAGGAACTTTCCGAAGTGGTATCAACTAGTGATGAGAAAAGTTCTACGACTTCTTCCACTGAATTGAAGAGAACCGGGCCACGTATACGAAAATCGGTACGTATCCATAAGCCTGCGGCACCTGTATTAGACGAAGAGGTTAAAAATGCTGCAAAGGAAATCAAACAAACCGAAAACGACTCAGATAATAGAGGTGATACAAGTAGAACTAGAGTTGAGCAAGAAGATGTCGAGGTCATCGGAGTTGAACAAAAAGAGGTTGAaaacgatgaagaagaggatgatCATGAAAAGGACACTTTGGTGACGAAGGAGGAAGAGACAGAGGAAAACGAAAAGGAGGAAGAGGGGACTAGAGACAATGCagaagaggaggaggaggaagaagagggggaggaagaggaagcaCCTATTGTTGAAACTAATAGAAAAGAAcctgaagaggaaaaaaCTCCAAAGAAAAGAGGACGTCGGTCGTCTATCTTAAAAGAAGAACCCATTGGGAGAAGGACGAGACATTCTTCTGCAAATACGTCATTGGCGGAGATAGACACTTCTCccaagaggaagaaaaggaaatatGAAAAGCATACTGAGCCACCTAGGCGGGTTTCTAGTCGGTTGCGtaacaaaaaatga
- the NAM9 gene encoding mitochondrial 37S ribosomal protein uS4m (ancestral locus Anc_2.129) — protein sequence MPRKATLLNSLSRGRIRTSYNKYNFFNLYKKSKVDFKSKTLFQQKWTAKQETRAYHGEHITEGRWQQFFDPKLASVAQLDASLRRSASSKPLSPTPFLLQTYAVLEKRLDFALFRAMFASSVRQARQFILHGYVKVNGVVIKHPGMTLKPGDLFSVKPAKVLQAMGAKKLSLLEALKVDKKQVVLWNKYVKEAKENSREVWNKKMEKFKDLDENDPKKIKFMEFLKMYNKSLESAQYNDLKNCSPEYFLNGIISIIAKEGSNTLSAKNFESIVEKDIKLSQEVFKCYQDLLKLDELAYEQLKEKKPAELKELAHKLMSPSKNNKEALSESSKKSIRTALHQLSTLTKQYETAIIEHYKTIKASENTSTIPFDPQWAQRLQYHDAIKIEELQEDEKKAQQAINLPWQRHVFGRQEPSKPYFTPWKPRPFLAPLAILPHHLEISFKTCNAVYLRDPVARPGHSEVISPFDIPIHERAYMYYIRKGK from the coding sequence ATGCCAAGAAAGGCCACATTACTGAACTCACTGTCTAGGGGTCGAATTCGTACCTCCTATAACAAATAtaacttcttcaatctcTACAAGAAGAGTAAAGTGGACTTCAAATCTAAAACGTTATTTCAACAGAAATGGACTGCCAAACAAGAAACAAGAGCGTACCACGGAGAACATATTACTGAAGGCCGCTGGCAACAGTTTTTTGATCCAAAATTGGCTTCTGTGGCACAATTGGATGCATCATTGAGGAGATCTGCCTCGAGCAAACCCTTAAGTCCAACACCGTTCCTTTTACAGACCTATGCTGTCCTTGAGAAAAGACTGGATTTTGCATTATTTAGAGCTATGTTTGCATCCTCTGTAAGGCAGGCCAGACAGTTCATTTTACATGGATATGTTAAAGTTAACGGTGTTGTTATTAAACATCCAGGGATGACTTTGAAGCCCGGAGATTTATTTAGTGTTAAACCTGCTAAAGTGCTACAAGCTATGGGTGCGAAGAAACTGAGCTTATTGGAGGCCTTGAAAGTGGATAAGAAACAAGTGGTATTATGGAATAAATATGTAAAGGAGGccaaagaaaattcaagGGAAGTATGGAATAAGAAGATGGAAAAGTTTAAAGACCTCGATGAAAATGATCCTAAGAAGATTAAATTTATGgagtttttgaaaatgtatAATAAGAGTTTAGAAAGTGCTCAATacaatgatttgaaaaattgttcACCTgaatatttcttgaatgGAATAATCTCTATTATTGCCAAAGAGGGTAGCAACACATTATCTGccaaaaattttgaaagcATAGTGGAGAAGGACATAAAGTTATCCCAAGAAGTATTTAAATGCTATCAAGacttattgaaattggatgaGCTAGCCTATGAgcaattgaaggaaaagaaacctgctgaattgaaagaacTCGCTCATAAGTTAATGTCaccttcaaaaaataataaagaagcATTGAGTGAGAGTTCTAAAAAATCTATAAGGACAGCTTTGCATCAATTATCTACGCTAACGAAACAATATGAAACGGCCATTATCGAACATTACAAGACTATAAAGGCAAGCGAAAATACATCAACAATCCCGTTTGATCCTCAATGGGCTCAAAGATTACAATATCATGATGCTATaaagattgaagaattacaagAGGATGAGAAGAAAGCACAACAGGCGATAAATTTACCATGGCAAAGGCACGTGTTTGGACGCCAGGAACCATCCAAACCATATTTTACGCCATGGAAACCAAGACCTTTCTTGGCACCTTTAGCTATATTGCCTCATCAtttagaaatttcattcaagaCATGTAATGCTGTCTACTTGAGAGATCCAGTGGCACGTCCTGGTCATTCTGAAGTGATTTCTCCATTTGATATCCCTATTCATGAAAGAGCTTATATGTATTATATCAGGAAGGGAAAATAA
- the NCAS0G02270 gene encoding uncharacterized protein, translating into MELTSFFKNEFFHPNENTEVKQYNAGWEQLKQRGKHSLDPKSESDEKNAGGIFSKWDDPWGVPPKAFVSTLCGEDNEKVTTKKNSLLARSLLKRKELVSPQPYDKWYIKPKNSNLKYNGNSLTFKNGMQIRNGNSAMNIRKIGPQQRQFNSSENPFLRNVSKKNIFYHRIDRTYNVPYIQTNKSNNTPYRGNRVLKKNIGYQFKFKHDTSFETKETKKNYGSYFISSNKTNHTKQYLQLANSRQCLLMILHL; encoded by the coding sequence ATGGAGTTAACAagttttttcaagaatgaATTCTTTCATCCCAATGAAAATACAGAGGTTAAGCAGTATAATGCAGGCTGGGAACAATTAAAACAAAGAGGTAAGCACTCTTTGGATCCAAAATCTGAAAGTGATGAGAAAAATGCGGGTGGTATTTTTTCTAAGTGGGATGATCCATGGGGTGTGCCACCTAAAGCTTTTGTTTCTACTCTTTGCGGCGAAGACAATGAGAAAGTAACAACAAAAAAGAATTCTCTCTTAGCTAGATCCCTTCTAAAGAGAAAAGAGCTTGTGTCTCCGCAACCCTATGATAAGTGGTATATTAAACctaaaaattcaaatttgaagtATAATGGGAACAGCTTAACCTTTAAGAACGGAATGCAAATACGCAATGGTAATTCTGCTATGAATATAAGAAAGATTGGGCCTCAACAGAGGCAATTCAACTCATCAGAAAACCCATTCCTTAGAAATGTatctaaaaaaaatattttctatcATAGAATTGATAGGACTTATAATGTACCCTATATTCAAACTAACAAGAGCAATAATACTCCGTACAGAGGTAATAGAGTATTAAAAAAGAACATCGGATatcaattcaaatttaaacatGACACATCttttgaaacaaaagaaaCCAAGAAAAACTATGGATCATATTTTATATCATCTAACAAAACTAATCATACAAAACAATATCTCCAGTTGGCAAATAGTCGCCAGTGTCTCCTAatgattcttcatctttaa